Below is a genomic region from Apostichopus japonicus isolate 1M-3 chromosome 7, ASM3797524v1, whole genome shotgun sequence.
TATACTGTCTCTGTAGAATGAGTGAATTTGACATTGACAGTCGTATCCTCACTATATTTTATAACTCAGTCATTTGTAGCGTGTTGAGATATTGTATGACATGCTGGGGTGGTAATGTGACTGCTAATGATAAGAAACGCATTGATTCTGTTATCCGACAGGCTAATCGTATTCTGGGTGGGGAACAGCTCACAATGGAGTGTATGTACCATCATGTTATTGAGTCTAAGCTCGACGCCATCCTTGCCGACGAGAATCACCCATTGTTTCTGAATCTCCGCAGTGCAATAATCTCTCGGAGTGGGCGGATGAGGCTTCCGAATGCAATAACAAATCGTCACATTTCTTCCTTTATCCCCCAGTGCATTAAGCTCTTTAATTGTCGTTTCAATCGATAGTAGCCTGCTTTATCTTCCCGTTCTTGTCATCTAAACTGGTGTGACATTTGTTTAATCATCACGCCTTTaaacttttatactttaattctGTGAACTCTTATGTTTGCCATTCTTATGTCTTTTTACCCTTTATCATCTTGTATTTGTCTTATATCTACATATGCGAGCTTGTAATTTCCCTTTTgggatgaaataaagttttactcACTCGCTCACTCGCTCACTCGCTCACTCGCTCACTCGCTCACTCGCTCACTCGCTCACTCGCTCACTCACTCACTTACTTACTGACAGTGAGGAGGAAAGTGATAGTGCCGAAGAAGATGAGGAAGAGGAAGAATGAGTTTGAGTTACaggagaagaggaagaagatggAGAAGATAGAAGAAAAAGATAAGAGAAACTTGTATCTACCCAAAGAGGGATgtgagttaaatattaaagGGGTGTAAACGTTTAGGGTTAACCTGGGAGGGGTGCACAGAGGGTGGGGGTCATTGGCATAGGTGAAGAGGGCAAGTACACTAAAGTCTTAGTATATGCCCAACATTTGTGCGTCAAGGCCTGTGATTATCCCAGGAACATTGGTTTTGGGTAAAAATTCATGATTTTGGCAAACACTGACATAACTTTGCCTAGGTTTTCTCTTTTGTCACATATTGCCACAAGTCCTTCCTGGGGAAAATAGTGTGGAAACCCCAGGACACACATTGACACAAGAATCTGTGGATGTATGTGACAAGTTCAATGTTTGAAAGGGTAAAAATAGTCCCTGAAGACACAGGGTTTCCTTGTTGGTGATGTAGAGTTTGCAAAGTTGCAAAGTTAGCTATGTAATGATTTTTATTGTCACAGGCTTACCACAATTAGCAACTCACATTTTCTCACCGTTTCAGCTACCTACAAGTGTTTTTACATGTTGCGACCACAtatgaaaacatatataaacaagCAATTTTACATATCCCCTTTACATATAAAGTACGTCTTTTCTGGTGTACGTCCTTCTGAATCTTCATATGTTTGCTATTTCATTTTTCCTACTTTTGATGAAGAACGCCTCACATTTCCGTTCTCCATGGTAAGTTATTCGACCTGGCACCGAAGCAGCAGCTGGACTGTCCAAGTCTGACATCGCCAAGAGGTCAAATGTCGAGGCCGTGAAACGGGCCAAGAAAGAGaacatttacaaatttgtttcagACTGGTGGTCCATAATCTGCCGATGACCTGCGACGATACCAAGCTTAAGGACTTATTTAGGTCAGCTGTGCAGGCCTAGAATGGCGTTGAGATAACCAAGGTTTGCGTTCAGTCTTCCCATGGAAAATGTTGTCACCTTTTCAACACCTACTCTTATTTGGTCCTCCCATCTTTATCTTGCATGGAAAATGTGATGTCATACCTTCCAGGATTTTTAGTTGACTTACTTTTCATAACAAACCTTGCTGTATTTTTTCTAATGAAAGATGTTAATGAGTCCATGCATCTGTTCATCCCATCacatcccatcccatccatctCGTCCCGTCCCATCCCCCATCCtatgccctccccccccccccatcccacttCATCAAAAATATGTTTGCCTCTCCTACAATTTTGAGTGTGACATGAATGCAGGAAGAAATCCATAACCGTTTTGTGATGATGACCGGAATGATTTTAAAGATATTGAacaattttactatttttttggtCAATTCACACAACTCTAGATAAtctaatttgtttattttttttctactgtttttattttcttacatacCCCCAGTCCAAAGTGATGAGAGACAAGGACAAACTAAGAGAGGATAAGAAGGGCAAACCCCTCGGTTACGGAATCGTATCCTTCACCGAAGACAGACACGCTCTGGAGGCATTACGGACAGTGAACAATAACAGGGTGAGTATGTAATCCGGGATGGTTGAGAAAGACATCCACATAGACTGAGTTGTCCCAAGATATATTGTCCCTTCCCACTCGCCATGCAGGGTCCCACCCTCACTAATTTACAATTTTATGCTTTGTGGTGCTTTTGTTTTTAGAATTTAAAGAGGACCTAACAAACATGTACAAGGTACAGCTTGGGATGTATTTCTGTGTGGTAGAACATGAAGTAGCTCTTTAAAACAGATatttgtgtttttgtctttttttgttgtctgtCAACTCTTAGATGAATCATGCAGTTGTCTTTGAAACAAACGCTTTGTAACAATCTAGTGAAATGGATGATATGTTTATGAAGGTCAATCACATTTCCTCAGAATATCAGTAAGGACACTTTACAAAAATGCAACGTCAAGATTTGACAGGGCCATCGAAAAAAGGCAGATGCCTAGTGCGAGCAGCAAGTTTGCTATCAAGGCTGCTTTGTAATTTTGCTGTCTACTTTATAGTGTCTACTCGGGTTGAATTGGGAGGGGAGAGTGGATATTGGAGGTAACTGGCTAATTTGGAGGGGTGAAACAACTTCTCATTTTCTCACATAAGCACTGTCGGTCAGTCCTATCCTACACACTTGCAGCTTCATTCAATTCCTGTTTAACCTGTATTTGTAGTCTGGTCGGTTTTTCTGATCGATTTAAAAGATTCTTCTTTAATATTTACCCCTACTTTCAGCAGTTAATTGTTGGATTTCCCTTCAAAAACAAGAAAGCCTTGGAGAAGAGGCAGAGACAAGCCGATAAGTCTAAGGTGAGGGAAAGATGGATCAATTGAATCGTGCCACTGAACAGCACAACCCGTTCTAAATCTATGCATGTGTTCATCGGTTGGCCTGCCATCGGCTAAAAACTGGGCCTTCGCCCCGTCTCATAGAACTTAATTCgcaccaagggcgtaggaaccggggggccggggggcgccagccccccctcccagtgaaaaatgtggaggggcggaagtatcattccgccccccccccccgcttcgcaagtcagaaaacccctttttcatttccaaatgagaaaaaaatctcatttggagcaccaaattgcatctaaggccaggtgaaaatgcaaaattatatacaaaatggagtgggtgggttgaagtgtgctatattgcatcaaattgcatctgaggccacctggaaatgcaaaaaaaatccaaaggggaggggacaccctccccttagacccctcccccgggccggccatcagtcttcagcccccccccccccactcaaaagtaccttcctacgccactgattcgCACAACGAAAGCTTTGACgtgttgtatgtatatattgacGACTACTCATACTTATTCTCAATTAAACACAATAATGAAACTCTTGGCACCCACATGGTCTGGAGAGGAGATCTACATCTATTattctttttaagaaaaataattttcaaatccTTTGCAATTGTTTAGCTTCTGAATTCGTACAACGAAGGCTTTGACGTGCTTTATATATATGGACGACTACTCATACTAATGCTCAATTATCAACTAAACATAATAATGAAATTCTTGGCACCCACGTGGTCTGAAGAGGAGAgcttcatttattattattattctaagAAAAAAACTTCTTAGCTTCTGAATTCGTACACCACGTTCCATTATAGTTTTAACatcattaattttttattaatccATCTACGAAGGAACCGCAGTTAGACGTCGTATGAGATTTCGTATCTTACTGCCAGTATTCTATCCATTTTTAAATCTTTCACGGAGAAGACGAATAACTTCGTTTGGAGTGATGGCAACACCTTTCCAGCTCAATTTGATAACCTTGGACTTCTTCTACTGTATGCCATTTTTCACGGAGAAGTGTATGACTGAAGAAAAACATGTATGACTGAAAAACATGTATGACTGAAAAACATGTATGACTGAAGAAAAACACGAAAAAGTGAATAAatcaaccatttttttcttccttatTTTATTGACAACTTCTGACGTCTACCAGTCACAAACGGACTTTTATTAACTAGTAAaattcatgttaaaaaaaagcCAAATGCATGGATTTGTTCATTGGATATCACAAAAACACACAATACAATTTACAAACACATATAATCAGAcctaaaatataagaaaaatgaCTTGCATAGCATGTATGATTTTATGTAATTCTTACACATAGAATTTATGAATAAGGTACCCTAGGCCTCAAGTTAGCGTGCTTAGTTAGCTTATTCGGCAATCGTTATGTAATAGGCTGTTGTAAAGTTAACGATACATACGTTGCACAAACTCGAGCCTTTACCGGCATATTGTTTGTAGCTGTTGCTAACCCAAGTCGTAGTGATACATAAATCGACAGGCTCCCTCGGATCGATAGCATGTGCTGTAACCGAACAGTCATAATGATGCTCAACACAGAAGAAGTTTGTTCTAAATCATCATAATTAAAGTTTGACACACGAAGGTATAAAGAATTGATGATAATGTAAATATGCATGGTTCTGACTTGAATTAATTGTACATTGACTTCTTTAGTGTTTGTATAGCTTTGGTGGGTAGGACTGTTGTCCTTATTAAATACATAAATGGATGAGGAATGTCAGACAGTGATGGCAGCTTAAAATGTTGCATAGGGGAAAATAATCTCTCACATCAGGTGAGTGACAGGGGGAGTCTGAGAAAATACTCTTTCATGGACAACTTTGAGAAAAATTCCTTTTTATCTGTTCGGATTATCACCCTCCCACTCCCTTCTAACCTTTACACATCACACATTAGCCACACCTGCATCGGTCACGTGGCCTCGGACCAATTTGAAGTGATCTACAGGGATCTGTAAACAGGCTGATTTTAAGAtctaaaaattcaaacattatgAAAGAAgacatacaaaaaatatatatataaaatattatatcatCTCTGTAACTGGCAAGATTAAAAACATTGCAGAGATAGCATCAAACATATATCATGATGGcaagaattaaaaataaaatatatcctTTTGCCAAAAGTTGATTTTATTCACAGATTAGGAGTGGATAAATTGAAGAATGCTGACTGTGTGAATGGTCTGAAATTGTATAACCTGTACTTGCTGGGAAGGTCCTGTTGGAAACAGGATCCAGCAAAGCTGACTTTACTATCATTTAGAATCTAGACAATGTGAATCTCTGATGTCACAAACATGTCTCTCTACCACAAAGAATATACCGTGGTTGGGGTTACACTCAAACACAACTTTCTATCAAGTTTTAAAGCAGTTAAGCCAACAGTTTGGCAGTCTTGCTGAGTCTTTGGGTATGATCACAGAAAATGTGGAAATATTCTCAACTATTCTTTAAAGTTTGTCAGAAAAGGGTTTAAAAACCTGATTTATTCAAGGTATATTGTTGCATTAATGTTCCAAAAGAAGCAGATGAAATCGTTTGAATAGAAATTTAGGAAATATACATGCTATGAATTCCAATCtacatgttttaattgtttcacaAATACTGCACCGGTTGTTGGGTAAAGCATTCTACTATCCTGCACCACTAACCtgaaacattgaaatattttatagtcCATTTAACTACCATGCGATTTGTGAAGTAATGCAAACCATTGCACCACCAAACATGTTTTAGTGAACTCTTAATTACTGCACCACTcttgaaataaatttatttcacaaactGCACCACTTTTTGTAGGTGAGGTATTCCAAAACACTAGACTGCTCTGTTGAACATAtgtaattaattagttaaatttgTTACTACCAGATGATTTGTAAACAAAGCATTTCCACGATGGTGTATGGCTGACTGTGTAGATGAATTAAAGAAACTAACAGGAGTTGTTTCAGTATTAGACGATTTCAAATATGTACATTCCAACGTATTTTAAAGCTTAACAtccaatattttcaaactggTTGAAAATGTCTTACAAGCAAGTTAATATAACTAATATCCCTTGCCAGTAGTAACCATGTCTGGTTAGAAACTGACGTTGCCTGAAAATAGAAAATACCGTAACAGAGATGGAGAGCGCACTGCACAAAATAACTGTGCCAAATTCATAATACACTAgggaaaatgttcaaaatagAGCAAGTAGCTGCAAAAATACTTTCTGACCTCAGCTTCATATTCAACTGACAGAGAAGCAGGTGTGACTAAAGTGCACGTAAGAGAGAGACAACCATAAACTCATGGATATAACCTTGACATGATAACAACTTAACAAGTTGAACATTGTTAAATAAAATGAAGTAAACcaacatgaaaataaaactcACCCAAAGTCAATCGGAGGGGGAAAACAAAAGGTTATAAAAAGATAggaaattataaaatataaatagctGTCATAAAGAAGTTAGCAAACCAAACATAAATCAAACACACAAATGACATTGACGAAATGACTGATTTAAACAAAAGTTAACCTTCTCATAGGATGAGAGGTCCTTCACCAAATGTCAGATTAAAACTCATCATGATCCTTGATGGCTTGACCAAAATCTGTTGCCTGACTTCCCGCGAATAGATCATACTTATTCACGATTTCTTGCTTAGTCAATAATCCGTcctgaaaacaaagaaataaagaacagTGTAAATACAGTAATGGAATTAATACTGGTAACGGCAGAGCTGCCAAATCCTGGAGAAACAGATTATTTGTGGAACATTTATGTTGATGATACTTTTATGTTGATGATACCTATTTATGTTGATTATACCTATTTATGTTGATGATACCTATTTATGTTAATGATACCTATATGTTGATGATACCCTTATATGTTGATGATACCTTTATATGATTTTATATGTTGATGATACATATGTATGTTCATTATACCTATATATGTTGATGATACCTATATGTTGATGATACCTAGATATGTTGATGATACCTTTTAGTTGATGATACCAGTTTCGAGTATGTCATTCATCCTGACAGTCCATTGAAACtgcacaacaacaaaaactaaaaCGAATGCATAAGTCTACATTTCATGCAATGATGTACCACGGACTACCGTCATCCATTAAACCAATCCTTTTAAAATTGAAGAAAGCTGATGTgtttaaaaaaatgtcattCGAACTGACCATTTTAGAGGTCATTGCAGATGTCACAAACTACTAAAATGAAAAGATGGATCCTTCTGCCTCAAAAGATGCAACCAATTTGCAAATAAGCAGCAGTTTCAATCAGAGAGAAGTTTTTTAGAAGGAGGacaaggggggggaggggaggcagGCATTCCCTGCGTTCAATCCCATATAGCAAGTTCATTATCCACTTTAAGGCTAACTCTATAGATTCCCTTTACCAAGCTACATGCTGCTTTCATCTGTCATGTATATAAAGATTTATAAATGCTTAAAACACCAAAACAGTTTGATTCAGCAATTAATTGAATGTATACATTTTGTGTAGAAAGTTGAAAGTTTATGAAATTTGGGAttctcaagaaagaaaaaaatataaagtgGAGTGGAGTATGGTCCAGATAAGTTACATTTTGTACCAGTCACTTCCTGGATTCTGTCATGGTTCCTATGTCATGTAGTATATAAAGTTCACATGCTACTGTCATGGTTCCTATGTCATGTAGTATATAAAGTTCACACACTACTGTCATGGTTCCTATGTCATGTAGTATATAAAGTTCACACGCTACTGTCATGGTTCCTATGTCATGTAGTATATAAAGTTCACACACTACTGTCATGGTTCCTATGTCATGTAGTATATAAAGTTCACACACTACTGTCATGGTTCCTATGTCATGTAGTATATAAAGTTCACACGCTACTGTCATGGTTCCTATGTCATGTAGTATATAAAGTTCACATGTTACTGTCATGGTTCCTATGTCATGTAGTATATTAAGTTCACACGCTACTGTCATGGTTCCTATGTCATGTAGTATATAAAGTTCACACACTACTGTCATGGTTCCTATGTCATGTAGTATATAAAGTTCACACGCTACTGTCATGGTTCCTACAGTATGTCATGTAGTATATAAAGTTCACACGCTACTGTCATGGTTCCTATGTCATGTAGTATATAAAGTTCACATGCTACTGTCATGGTTCCTATGTCATGTAGTATATAAAGTTCACACACTACTGTCATGGTTCCTATGTCATGTAGTATATAAAGTTCACACGCTACTGTCATGGTTCCTATGTCATGTAGTATATAAAGTTCACATGCTACTGTCATGGTTCCTATGTCATGTAGTATATAAAGTTCACATGCTACTGTCATGGTTCCTAGGTCATGTAGCATATAAAGTTCACACCCTACTGTCATGGTTCCTAGGTCATGTGGCATATAAAGTTCACATGATACTGTCATGGTTCCTATGTCTTGTAGTATATAAAGTTCACACGCTACTGTCATGGTTCCTAGGTCATGTGGCATATAAAGTTCACATGATACTGTCATGGTTCCTATGTCATGTAGTATGAAGTTTACACGCTACTGTCATGGTTCCTATGTCATGTAGTATGAAGTTCACACGCTACTGTCATGGTTCCTATGTCATGTAGTATATAAAGTTCACACGCTACTGTCATGGTTCCTATGTCATGTAGTATATAAAGTTCACACACTACTGTCATGGTTCCTATGTCATGTAGTATATAAAGTTCACACGCTACTGTCATGGTTCCTATGTCATGTAGTATGAAGTTCACACGCTACTGTCATGGTTCCTATGTCATGTAGTATATAAAGTTCACACGCTACTGTCATGGTTCCTATGTCATGTAGTATATTAAGTTCACACGCTACTGTCATGGTTCCTATGTCATGTAGTATATAAAGTTCACACGCTACTGTCATGGTTCCTATGTCATGTAGTATATAAAGTTCACACGCTACTGTCATGGTTCCTATGTCATGTAGTATATAAAGTTCACACGCTACTGTCATGGTTCCTATGATTGTAGTATATACAGTTCACACGCTACTGTCATGGTTCCTATGTCATGTAGTATATTAAGTTCACACGCTACTGTCATGGTTCCTATGTCATGTAGTATATAAAGTTCACACGCTACTGTCATGGTTCCTATGTCATGTAGTATATAAAGTTCACACGCTACTGTCATGGTCCCTATGTCATGTAGTATATAAAGTTCACATGCTACTGTCATGGTTCCTATGTCTTGTAGTATATAAAGTTCACACGCTACTGTCATGGTTCCTAGATCATGTAGCATATAAAGTTCACACGCAACTGTCATGGTTCCTATGTCATGTAGTATGAAGTTCACACGCTACTGTCATGGTTCCTATGATTGTAGTATATACAGTTCACACGCTACTGTCATGGTTCCTATGATTGTAGTATATAAAGTTCACACGCTACTCTCATGGTTCCTATGTCATGTAGTATATAAAGTTCACACGCTACTGTCATGGTTCCTATGTCATGTAGTATATAAAGTTCACACGCTACTGTCATGGTTCCTATGTCATGTAGTATATGAAGTTCACATGCTACTGTCATGGTTCCTATGTCATGTAGTATATAAAGTTCACATGCTACTGTCATGGTTCCTATGTCATGTAGTATATAAAGTTCACACCCTACTGTCATGGTTCCTAGGTCATGTAGCATATAAAGTTCACACCCTACTGTCATGGTTCCTAGGTCATGTGGCATATAAAGTTCACACGCTACTGTCATGGTTCCTAGGTCATGTGGCATATAAAGTTCACACACTACTGTCATGGTTCCTAGATCATGTAGCATATAAAGTTCACACGCAACTGTCATGGTCCCTATGTCATGTAGTATATAAAGTTCACACGCTACTGTCATGGTTCCTATGTCATGTAGCATATAAAGTTCACACCCTACTGTCATGGTTCCTAGGTCATGTGGCATATAAAGTTCACACGCTACTGTCATGGTTCCTAGGTCATGTGGCATATAAAGTTCACACACTACTGTTATGGTTCCTAGATCATGTAGCATATAAAGTTCACACGCAACTGTCATGGTCCCTATGTCATGTAGTATATAAAGTTCACACGCTACTGTCATGGTTCCTATGTCATGTAGTATATAAAGTTCACACGCTACTGTCATGGTTCCTATGATTGTAGTATATAAAGTTCACATGCTACTGTCATGGTTCCTACGTCATGTAGTATATAAAGTTCACACGCTACTGTCATGGTTCCTATGATTGTAGTATATAAAGTTCACATGCTACTGTAATGGTTTTGTCATGCTTCTGTCATGGTTCCTATGTCATGTAGTATATAAAGTTCACACGCTACTGTCATGGTTCCTATGTCATGTAGTATATAAAGTTCACATGCTACTGTCATGGTTCTGTCATTCTTCTGTCATGGTTCCTATGTCATGTAGTATATGAAGTTAACAAGGTTCCTATGTCATGTAGTTTATGATGAAGTTCAAACACTTACTTTGTCCTCGTCAGCTTCATACAGAAGATGTTTCATTTCTGCTTCAGCTGGATCGTGGTCTGTCGGGAATATATACTCCCTAACCTCAGAAAGGTTCAACTTGCCGTCACCGTTCTGGTCCCTGGCTACCATGAAGTAATTTCTTTCATTAGCCAGCCATTCGGGTTCAGGGCCATCTGGATCTTCTCGAGCCAGTAGATCAGCTGCTGATAAAAGATCAGAAGGCAACCTAATGTGTGTTTCATTCTACTGTGACGTATTATCTTAATTTCAAGCATCTGTGTGAAAGGCTTCCATGAGATCTCTAGGATCTGACAGGGCTGCAGCGATCAATCAATATTTCAACAGCTGACTGCTAAGACCAGGCCACGTAAGAGATCAAAATATGATTACTAAATTTCCTTGTTGACTTAAAATCATTTCACAACTGTAGTAGTGACTTCAACAATTGTTCACTGAGAGTAAAAGTCCACTCAGTGCCTACCATTCAATTTCTATATTTGTTGTCTTTAACCTGATGTTCTATTGGTTTCGAAACTTTAATTAACATAATTGAAGCAGATCTCTTTTAATTATGGAAGAGATTTTTGATATATCATtgcctgtttaaaaaaaaaagaagaattataTGCTGCCAGATCAGGTTGTATTTCTACCTCACTTTTATTTGAAGTATTGACAATTAATGTGAGGCATATCAAATCAAATGGCTGGACTGGTTAGTCTAATATGCAAAAAGTGTTAATTGGATCTTCATATTGCCTTAGAaacgatatatatattctgtttgGTCTGTAATTTGATCTTTGGCAAGCAATAAATCAGGGGTTCTCAAATAAGTCCCTATAGGGGCCAAATAGATCAATTGGTTGGAGCAAATGGCTGGACAGAACCATAAATCTCACTATATAATACACTTTCTCTCCTCAAGCCTCAGACCCACCATATGCATACAAGATTGTGTGTTGTTTCCTTTTTTCCAGACTAGATTTGGCCTGTAGGTCACCCTTATGAGCAACTCTGCCATAAATGCTTCTCTCTTACTAAAAGCAGTAGAAATAATGAACTAACAAATAAATTCTTCCAGTGAAACTAATCCATCTTTATCCTTGTCCATATCCTCCAATGTTTCTTCGGCAACCAA
It encodes:
- the LOC139970224 gene encoding RNA-binding protein 28-like, which gives rise to MRKRKNEFELQEKRKKMEKIEEKDKRNLYLPKEGFIRPGTEAAAGLSKSDIAKRSNVEASKVMRDKDKLREDKKGKPLGYGIVSFTEDRHALEALRTVNNNRQLIVGFPFKNKKALEKRQRQADKSKVRERWIN